The Phoenix dactylifera cultivar Barhee BC4 chromosome 9, palm_55x_up_171113_PBpolish2nd_filt_p, whole genome shotgun sequence genome window below encodes:
- the LOC103701856 gene encoding DEAD-box ATP-dependent RNA helicase 21-like — protein sequence MKRSADDRDRKLSSATEVKPVFISKAERQRLALQRREEEVAEQRRLAQDLLHNQIHRPSSNSTPEPPSSTPDSNHRHRDRDRERERDRGDRDRRARDRDRDRDRDRDEEARSRERARLEKLAEREREKELDSIKEQYLGSKKPKKRVIKPSEKFRFSFDWENTEDTSRDMNTLYQNPHEARLLFGRGFLAGIDRREQKKLAARQEKDTLEEIRRKEGIEERPEEAAARRQKEAAADLYDAFDMRVDRHWTEKQLEEMTERDWRIFREDFNISYKGSRIPRPMRSWPESKLSAELLKAVEKAGYKTPSPIQMAAIPLGLQQRDVIGIAETGSGKTAAFVLPMLTYITRLPPMSEENEAEGPYAVVMAPTRELAQQIEDETVKFAHYLGIKVVSIVGGQSIEEQGFKLRRGCEVVIATPGRLLDCLERRYAVLNQCNYVVLDEADRMIDMGFEPQVVGVLDAMPSSNLKPENEDEELDKKKIYRTTYMFSATMPPAVERLARKYLRNPVVVTIGTAGKTTDLITQHVIMLKESEKMSRLQKLLSDLGDKTAIVFCNTKKTVDLRAKDLDRLGYRVTTVHGGKSQEQREISLEGFRSRRFNVLVATDVLGRGIDIPDVAHVINYDMPTSIDMYTHRIGRTGRAGKTGVATTFLTLGDTDVFYDLKQMLIQSNSPVPPELARHEASKFKPGAIPDRPPRRNDTVFAH from the coding sequence ATGAAGCGCTCCGCCGACGATCGGGACCGCAAGCTCTCCTCCGCCACGGAGGTCAAGCCCGTCTTCATTTCCAAGGCCGAGCGCCAGCGCCTCGCTCTCCAGCGCCGCGAGGAGGAGGTCGCCGAGCAGCGCCGCCTCGCCCAAGACCTCCTCCACAACCAAATCCACCGCCCCTCCTCCAACTCCACGCCCGAGCCCCCCTCCTCCACCCCCGATTCCAACCACCGCCACCGCGATCGAGACCGCGAGCGCGAGCGCGATCGGGGGGATCGCGACCGCCGCGCTCGCGACCGCGACCGCGACCGGGACCGGGACCGAGATGAGGAGGCGCGGAGCCGCGAGCGCGCACGCCTCGAGAAGCTGGCGGAGCGGGAGCGGGAGAAGGAGCTAGACTCCATCAAGGAGCAGTACCTGGGGTCCAAGAAGCCCAAGAAGCGGGTCATCAAGCCCAGCGAGAAGTTCCGCTTCTCCTTCGACTGGGAGAACACCGAGGACACCTCCCGCGACATGAACACCCTCTACCAGAACCCCCACGAGGCCCGCCTCCTCTTCGGCCGCGGCTTCCTCGCCGGCATCGACCGCCGCGAGCAGAAGAAGCTCGCCGCCCGCCAGGAGAAGGATACGCTCGAGGAGATCCGCCGCAAGGAGGGCATCGAGGAGCGCCCCGAGGAGGCCGCTGCACGGCGCCAGAAGGAGGCTGCTGCAGACCTCTATGATGCCTTCGACATGCGCGTCGACCGCCACTGGACCGAGAAGCAGCTCGAGGAGATGACCGAGCGCGACTGGCGTATATTCCGTGAGGACTTCAACATCTCCTACAAGGGCTCCCGCATCCCCCGCCCGATGCGGAGCTGGCCCGAGAGCAAGCTCAGCGCTGAGCTCCTGAAGGCTGTGGAGAAGGCTGGGTACAAGACACCATCCCCCATCCAGATGGCCGCCATCCCTCTCGGCCTTCAGCAACGCGATGTGATTGGGATTGCCGAGACTGGATCCGGTAAGACGGCCGCCTTTGTCCTCCCCATGCTTACCTATATCACGAGGCTGCCGCCCATGAGCGAGGAGAACGAGGCTGAGGGGCCCTACGCAGTGGTGATGGCACCTACTCGTGAGCTCGCACAGCAGATCGAGGATGAGACGGTGAAGTTTGCGCATTATCTGGGGATCAAGGTGGTCTCGATTGTCGGAGGTCAGTCCATCGAGGAGCAGGGGTTTAAGCTGAGGCGGGGGTGCGAGGTTGTGATCGCCACTCCAGGGCGTCTTCTGGATTGTTTGGAGCGACGATATGCTGTCCTCAACCAGTGCAACTATGTTGTTCTTGATGAAGCTGATCGGATGATTGACATGGGATTTGAGCCACAGGTTGTTGGTGTCTTGGATGCAATGCCTTCCAGCAATCTGAAGCCTGAGAATGAGGATGAAGAGCTTGACAAAAAGAAGATCTACCGGACGACTTACATGTTTAGTGCAACCATGCCCCCAGCTGTGGAGCGCCTCGCTAGGAAGTACTTGAGGAACCCTGTCGTTGTGACAATTGGCACAGCTGGAAAGACCACGGATCTCATTACCCAGCATGTGATCATGCTGAAGGAGTCGGAGAAGATGTCCAGGCTTCAGAAGCTGCTTAGTGACCTCGGTGACAAGACGGCCATTGTGTTCTGCAATACGAAGAAGACTGTGGATCTAAGGGCCAAGGACTTGGACAGATTGGGCTATAGGGTGACGACTGTCCATGGAGGGAAGTCGCAGGAGCAACGAGAGATCAGCCTTGAGGGATTCAGGAGCAGGCGGTTCAATGTTCTTGTGGCGACGGATGTGCTAGGTCGTGGGATTGATATCCCGGATGTTGCTCACGTTATTAATTATGACATGCCAACGTCGATTGACATGTACACTCATCGCATTGGAAGGACTGGGCGTGCTGGAAAAACGGGAGTGGCGACTACGTTTTTGACTCTTGGGGACACTGATGTTTTCTATGATCTGAAACAGATGCTTATACAGAGCAACAGTCCAGTGCCACCAGAGCTGGCCAGACATGAGGCATCTAAATTCAAGCCAGGAGCAATTCCTGATAGACCTCCAAGGCGAAATGATACTGTTTTTGCTCATTGA
- the LOC103701857 gene encoding probable serine/threonine-protein kinase PBL23 — protein MGCSHSIIGGSSCIESEDVNNSRKDGRRRRGGEAAASDVAGGSPSPSPEVVDVRASCTKMAWSLGLMLCRASAIRRQRKRGGMGNECCAAENNKSWLLAADARAETEAEAEPQSVHSSFRFGFGSQAEAASVAAAAATTVLLLVNLEDEGEELGRGEGVGEWQRLESLERSISPLAGALERYSYADIRSATRGFSRGRELGRGPLSRVYKGRIGVGRRAVAIKRVEGQDRESAKAFCRELMIASSLRNANIVPLLGFCVDKEGIFLVYKYVSGGSLDHHLHCHERRGRGKVLPWEVRYKVALGVARAVEYLHHGMDKCIIHRDIKPSNVLLSSNRTPKLCDFGLATWIQGPSLPFLCKSVKGTFGYLAPEYFQHGKLSDKTDVYAFGVLLLELITGQKAIDRNRPQGDENLVLWAKPLLQQGEGAVEKLVDPRLKPSSYRWNEMSRMVRAATACVNGDESGRPSIDQVIEMLLLGESTCSDWSVFIGHGCLAGYGSRTNDLLQKGDMRGHLALAMLGVSDTEEDDSHGR, from the exons ATGGGCTGCTCCCACAGCATTATTGGCGGCAGTAGTTGTATTGAGTCGGAAGATGTAAATAACAGCCGGAAGGACGGCCGGAGGCGGAGAGGTGGCGAAGCGGCGGCATCCGACGTTGCCGGAGGCTCGCCATCACCGTCCCCGGAGGTGGTAGATGTCAGGGCGTCCTGCACAAAGATGGCGTGGAGTCTCGGTCTGATGCTCTGCAGAGCGAGTGCGATACGGCGGCAGCGAAAGAGAGGAGGGATGGGGAATGAATGCTGCGCTGCGGAGAACAACAAGTCATGGCTGCTAGCAGCGGATGCCCGAGCTGAAACGGAGGCCGAGGCCGAACCCCAGTCGGTGCATTCCTCGTTCCGGTTCGGCTTTGGGTCGCAGGCGGAGGCTGCctcggtggcggcggcggcggcgaccaCGGTGCTTCTGTTGGTGAACTTGGAGGATGAGGGGGAGGAATTAGGGAGGGGCGAGGGCGTGGGGGAGTGGCAGAGGCTGGAGTCGTTGGAGAGGAGCATCTCGCCGCTCGCCGGGGCGCTGGAGAGGTACAGCTACGCCGATATACGGTCGGCCACCCGGGGCTTCTCCAGAG GGAGGGAGCTTGGGAGGGGGCCGCTGAGCCGGGTGTACAAGGGGAGGATTGGGGTGGGGAGGAGGGCGGTGGCGATAAAGAGGGTGGAGGGGCAGGACCGGGAGAGCGCCAAGGCCTTCTGCCGTGAGCTGATGATAGCCAGCTCCCTTCGCAACGCCAATATCGTCCCTCTGCTCGGCTTCTGTGTTGACAAGGAGGGCATTTTTCTTGTCTACAAGTATGTCTCCGGTGGAAGCCTCGACCACCATCTCCACTGCCATG agaggagggggagggggaaggTATTGCCATGGGAGGTGAGGTACAAGGTAGCGTTGGGGGTGGCGCGGGCTGTGGAGTACCTGCATCATGGCATGGACAAGTGCATCATTCATAGGGACATCAAGCCATCCAACGTCCTCCTCTCGTCCAACAGAACTCCGAAA CTGTGTGACTTTGGATTGGCTACATGGATTCAGGGACCCTCTCTACCCTTCCTCTGCAAGTCTGTCAAAGGAACTTTTGG CTATTTGGCTCCAGAGTATTTTCAACATGGGAAGCTGTCGGATAAAACTGATGTTTATGCATTTGGGGTGTTACTGCTGGAACTAATTACTGGGCAGAAAGCAATTGATCGAAATAGGCCTCAGGGAGATGAGAATTTAGTTTTGTGG GCAAAGCCACTCCTGCAACAAGGTGAAGGAGCTGTGGAAAAGCTGGTGGATCCAAGGTTAAAACCCAGTTCATATCGTTGGAATGAGATGAGCCGAATGGTTCGTGCAGCCACTGCTTGTGTTAACGGTGACGAATCTGGAAGGCCAAGCATTGATCAGGTGATCGAAATGTTGCTTCTAGGAGAAAGCACTTGCAGCGACTGGTCTGTTTTCATCGGTCATGGTTGCCTTGCTGGATATGGTTCTCGGACAAACGATCTGCTGCAAAAGGGTGATATGAGAGGCCATCTAGCTCTGGCCATGCTTGGGGTTTCTGACACTGAGGAAGATGACTCGCATGGTAGATGA
- the LOC103701859 gene encoding uncharacterized protein LOC103701859 — protein MALVAPSLQIKLKKNRQLPRGRGGGNRAGASNRCLITVNVLGSAGPIRFLVNEGEMVGTVISTALKSYAREGRLPVLGSDFNNFLLYSGSDALSPWESIDSRGTRNFVLCKKEGVVDERASQVLGRKGSGSWRTWLNKSLSFRISSH, from the exons ATGGCCCTCGTCGCTCCGTCCTTGCAGATCAAGCTCAAGAAAAACCGGCAGCTTCCCCGAGGACGCGGTGGAGGCAATCGGGCTGGTGCCAGCAACCGATGCCTCATCACCGTCAATGTTTTGGGCAGCGCTGGTCCCATCCGCTTTCTGGTGAACGAAGGGGAGATGGTCGGCACCGTCATATCCACCGCCCTCAAGTcctacgcccgggagggccgcCTTCCCGTCCTCGGCTCCGATTTCAATAACTTCCTTCTCTATTCTGGATCTGATG CTTTGAGCCCTTGGGAGTCGATCGATTCTCGCGGCACGAGGAACTTCGTGTTGTGCAAGAAGGAGGGGGTGGTGGATGAGCGTGCTTCCCAGGTGCTTGGCAGGAAAGGGAGCGGGAGCTGGAGAACCTGGCTTAACAAGTCCCTCAGTTTCAGGATTTCTTCTCACTGA
- the LOC103701914 gene encoding GTPase activating protein 1, with translation MVERLLGLLRVRVLRGVNLAIRDAWSSDPYVVLLMAKQKLKTRVIKKCTNPVWKEELTLSVEDPTLPVRLEVYDKDTFSFDDPMGNAEFDIQPFLEAVKMNPVGVPEGTIITKVVPNRQNCIAEESPIYWSDGRVVQDLVLRLRNVECGEVELQLQWVSVPGARGI, from the exons aTGGTGGAGCGCTTGCTTGGGCTTCTAAGAGTGCGGGTGCTGAGAGGGGTGAACCTTGCCATCCGGGACGCCTGGAGCAGCGATCCCTATGTCGTCCTCTTGATGGCCAAACag AAACTGAAGACTCGAGTAATAAAAAAATGCACCAATCCAGTGTGGAAGGAAGAGTTAACTCTTTCTGTTGAAGATCCTACTCTTCCGGTCAGGCTT GAAGTGTATGATAAGGACACATTCAGCTTTGATGATCCCATGGGCAATGCAGAGTTTGACATACAACCATTTCTGGAGGCTGTAAAGATGAATCCAGTAGGTGTTCCAGAGGGCACCATTATAACTAAGGTGGTACCGAATAGGCAAAATTGCATCGCTGAAGAGAGTCCCATCTACTGGTCTGATGGAAGGGTCGTCCAAGATCTTGTCCTCAGACTCCGAAATGTAGAATGCGGTGAGGTTGAGCTGCAGCTGCAATGGGTCAGCGTTCCAGGTGCGAGGGGAATATAA
- the LOC103701860 gene encoding uncharacterized protein LOC103701860: MSLPAISLRSFPSFYATDSRFSPLPPPSNPFPTLSLRPSASSSPKRKPSSTRRLSPSPRATSALVSETTSPIRLTYLEVNSWLWDVGGVSILVDPLLVGNLDFGLPWLFDGAKKVLKKFQLEDLPEIDCLVITQSLDDHCHVRTLTPLSKKLPDLPVIATPNAEGILRPLFNNVIYLEPGQSSDVEGRHGARVNICATAGPVLGPPWQRPENGYMVKCGQSHLSLYYEPHCVYNHAFLQKYKADIIITPVIKQLLPFFTLVSGQEDAVRLAKLLQPKYIVPMKNGDIDSKGILSSILHSRGTTESFKELLSRELPDAQVLEAMPGIPLEISMSSTVS, translated from the exons ATGTCGCTCCCCGCCATCAGCCTCCGCTCCTTCCCCTCCTTCTACGCCACCGACTCCCGCTTCTCTCCCCTCCCTCCACCCTCCAATCCCTTCCCTACCCTCTCTCTCCGCCCTTCGGCCAGCTCCAGCCCTAAGAGAAAGCCCTCCTCTACCCGAAGACTCAGCCCCTCCCCTCGGGCCACTTCTGCTTTGGTCTCTGAGACAACGAGCCCCATCAGGCTCACCTATCTCGAG GTGAATAGCTGGCTATGGGATGTGGGTGGGGTTAGCATCTTGGTGGACCCCCTTCTGGTGGGTAACTTGGATTTCGGGCTGCCATGGCTCTTCGACGGGGCGAAGAAGGTGCTGAAGAAGTTTCAG CTGGAGGATCTTCCAGAGATCGACTGCTTGGTAATTACGCAGAGCCTTGATGACCACTGCCATGTAAGGACTCTGACTCCGCTGTCCAAGAAGCTCCCCGATCTGCCAGTGATTGCCACTCCAAATGCGGAGGGCATCTTGAGACCACTCTTCAACAAT GTTATATATTTAGAACCTGGCCAGAGCTCTGATGTGGAGGGCAGACATGGTGCCAGAGTGAATATCTGTGCTACTGCTGGTCCTGTATTAGGGCCTCCTTGGCAGCGTCCAGAAAATGG GTATATGGTCAAATGCGGACAAAGTCATTTATCTTTATACTATGAACCGCACTGCGTATACAACCATGCCTTTCTACAAAAATACAAGGCAGATATAATCATCACACCAGTTATAAAACAACTGCTTCCTTTCTTCACTTTGGTATCTGGACAAGAAGATGCAGTTCGGCTAGCAAAGTTGCTACAACCCAA GTACATTGTTCCAATGAAAAATGGAGATATAGACAGCAAAGGAATTCTCTCGAGTATTCTTCATAGTAGGGGTACAACAGAATCATTCAAG GAACTGTTGTCAAGAGAGCTGCCTGATGCACAGGTTTTGGAGGCTATGCCTGGTATACCACTAGAAATTTCCATGTCTTCAACTGTCTCATAG